The nucleotide window GACCAGTGTACACTTGCAATGCCTTCAATCATCACTATTCGAGGAATTGTTTCAATGGATGTGACAACCCTATGGTCAAGTCACTGTGCAAATTGAGGGTAGGGGGTCATTTTTTTGTTACGTTCACCAACACCTTTGACATCGAGCATGTGAAATGAAGCTGCCCTAAGAGTTTGAATAGGGTGCTGGTCATTGTGAACGTTACGACGGTTTCTCTCACATCAAAAACATCCCACTAAACGCAGTTTTTGGATTCATATCATTGGTATCTTGGCAGCTTATATAAGTAATATAACTGCTCTCACTATCCACCAGATCGGCAAAACCTTTTTCTGTGTCCTCGATCTAAATCCAAAGGGTTGTGTTATGGGATTGTGAGGGTGAGCATCGAACTTACCCTAGATGACCAAGTTCGCCTTGGAACTTTGGAAGGCGTTTTCGCTTGTCACCAATGGAGAATATGGCTTTAACCTTCGAGTAGTAGGAGATTAGTGAGAGTGCCCAGTCCGAGTCTGCCCGATAGTTGGTGGATCCTAGTCTGGATCTTTAGTCCTGGTCTTGATCCTTAGGGCTAAAGTGCCTTGGGTCTTGACCTCAGCCACATTTGATTACCTTGGGATTTTTTGAGTGTTTGGTTGAGGAAAATGGTTTGCATGTGGTCATTAGGACCTTACCAATTAGGGATTACATCAGATGCTTAAAGCCATTGTGCTCGACTGGTGTGCCCCGGACTCGTGAAGGTGATGAAGAGCAGGGTGGTAAGCGCACTCGCGGCTCTCTGGATTTGGCACATGTAGTGTTACAGCCTGAAGAATTCGGTATAACCTTGGATCGATGTTTCATGTTCAAAATCTGTCCCAAATTGAGTCGATgtaactatttttttctttcttgttcaatcaaattgagGGAGGATTTGAACCTAAAACATCTATCAATATTTTATTGGAGATAAATGTCTTATCAACGAGACCACATGTTAGTCGGCTATAACAAAAATGTCTTaatcaagagaccacatcctaGTTGGAGATAACAATAACTACTTAAATTTCGATTTATGTTGATAATGTTTTGCACTTGGATCTAGAAAAATGATGTAGATATAtcgaaaaaaaattttgccggTTAAAAAGTAGCAGTTAATATGTGGTTTTGTTGGTGATACCGGGTAAGTCTCTTTCTTTTGCTCTCTTCTATTCTTTACAAGTTTGGGCCACCATAATCCCTATGTCTATGCATGATTCCTTTTCTCATTGCACAAATCTCCAATAATGAACGCACAAGGTTGAAATATGGACCAATTGGATTAATAAATAGTACTGTTAACTTAATTCGTCAGCAGTAATACTTGAAATTTCAATTCTTTGAATACAAGCCCTTAGCTTGCGCTGAATGCTTGGCCTTGCAGGGGACAAAACAGCTTCTTTCCAAACAGAACCAGGTTCCAGTATAAGGTCCGGGTTGTGCGTGTAAAGCTCGTAAATCGAATCGGCTTTAGAGTTCAAATTGCTCAAGTCTGTCAAGCATTTGATTTCTTTCGGATCCACTAGCAGGTTGTTATCTCCATTCTTCCATCCTATCAGCTGCATTTACACATAAATCATGTTAGTAAATACCACACTAAACAAGGTGCTTGATGAAATGTCTCAAAAATCCTAGGGTAGTATTTTGTATCACTAGTTTGTAAGTTGCTTCGAAAATGGATATTACCTTAGGAGGGCCAGCCATAGCATTAGTGCAGTAGAGCCTGGCATTATCGACAAGCTGGCAATATCCAGTAAATGAACTAGCAAATCTCTGGTGGGATTGAATCTGTGAATTCACCCTCACTGCCCTATGAATCATTATAGCTCGCCTAATGCCTCTAATGACAGCTAAATAAGCATCACAAACCACTCCAACCAACTCTATTCTGTACGGTTTTCTCTGGGGTTTCCCTGCTTTTTCTAACTTTTGATgctcatcctcttcttcttcacttactTGTTCCCAATAATTTTCAGTGACGGTGCCATCATCAGCCACCTTGTATCCAACTCCCATCCGGTACCGGCAGTTGTGAACATTTCGGGCCATTGCTATTGTCTGATCGACAAACGGTGCCCATGATAGAGTGCCATCCATGATCACATCCCGTCCTTCGTTGAGTGCAGTCACTAGGAGGGACGATGCAGCATCGGTGGATGATTGGTGCACCTACATTGATCAGAAAAGGGTCATTCATTTGATGCAATTACATAGCTTTTATAATGAACTTCTGCAATATTACCGAAAGGTAAACATTTACCGATGGCATAAAAGAACACTGCCACTTTATCTATTTTTTGACAAATGCTACTAATGGTTCCCTATTGAGTGTGGATGATTGTGGTTGTTGATCTGATGTGATTCTTACATTTCACCACCCACATCAACCAAGCATAAATGATTGTCAGTCGATGATTGATGCGTGTCTTAGCATTGAATGTCACAACAATCGTTGGGTAAAGAATTTAATTCCCACTCACATGTAAACAATAGATggaaaaaaattgaatgagaGAATTTACCAATTCAGCAGATTGGAGCATGTCATGATGATGACCTTTCAGGCTTAACGCTCTGTAAAGAACATCCGTCTCCTTGAAAGCGTCTGCCTCTACAACCACCGCATTTTTCTTGGCTTCTGTCCAGAATGCCCTGCAGCCACACACATCATTCCCACTTAGTTAGCGCACTCTCATGAATCAACCACATTGATCAATACATGATATGATACGATCACCAAGTGTTCGATAAAATTACGTACTCTTTGAGAATGTCTTTGAGGACAGTGCTTTTGCCAGCTCCCATTCCACCACCCATGAGAAGGAGCACAGGGCTCCTCTCACTATGTGCCAAAGGCTTCATTACTTCTGTGCATTTTGATGTGTTGCCAATTACTTTCATTTCCTCTACCAAAGTAGAGAACACCCTTATCACCTTTAGGTCCTTGCTTATCTTCTCAAATCTCTGTTTCCTGCATACCAAAACCAAATTTTAATCCCACAGATTCAGATACAGGCAGTAAGTACATACTAAATAGTCTCAGAGACAGTAATTCTTCAAATATAACCAACAGTAAACCAAGTCTAATACAAAGTTACAAACAACAAAATTTTTGGACTTTCTAAATAGTGCCTCACAAAATTGTATTATTGTGGGGACTGGGCCTTTGTTGTGCCTGTTCTCCATATTTTTCTGGCCATAAGGACCAGTCGTTCTCATGTGCAAGTAGTAAGGAAAACGTGGGTCActttgattttctttcttttgaattaTTATAACTTTTTCTTTTGACAACAACCCACAAAttaatagttttttattttttggaagaaaaagaagaaactacAATTTTGTTGGACTTTGTTGCCAGCTCTCTAGTGCTTTCTCTTGGGGATCCTGGTTTGTCATTAGCCTGGGTCCTCCTTGCCGTTTCGGCTTTAATGAAATAtcattcagaccaaaaaaagaaattgcGTACTATTTCATTATCACCAACAAAAGAAAGTACAATTTCATTAGTACTGGACGTAATTGTCTTACCTGGTAGCTGCTAGTACATAGTCTTTGAGCTTCGTTCTCCTCTCAGATTCCACATCAAAAACCTGCAATAATTGTAAATCAAAGATTTAGATGACAGAGGAACAAACCTACTACGTACCCAGCTGCAAGTTTAATTTCTTGACCTTAGTTTTGTCTTCAAGCTCTACTTTAATATTCTCATTTCCCTTTTGGGAATAAACTTGTTGCGTATTAAACTTGAAATAATGAATTAATTATATAGTTAAACATTTGTTTAATTACCTGGCTAATCATATGAGAAGTTTGACTCCAATGAAACGCAAAATAACTAAGGATGCATCGATCCAATTCTTCTGTAAACTCGATGTAGACAGACTCTGCTTCTTCTTCGGAAGCGAAATACTCGTAGATGCTGTCTTTACACCCTTCGGAGTTTTTCAAGTAGTCATATGCCAACTTGCACATCTTGGGGCACTCATTTGCGTCCGAAAATCCTAGCTGCCTAGCTGCATATCCAAAATTCCAAAATGTGATAAGGAATTCTATCTTAACCTGCAAAAAATATCTGCGCATGAGAGACTTTCAACCGTTGATCTACACGGCTGAAACTCACTCACTCGCGCGCAAACTAATCTTTTAAAGGAGAGTTGTTCATACCAACATAGTCGGAGAATCTCTCGATGTTTCCAACACGGCCGGAGTCTGTCCTGTTGAGACTTGGAAAGATTTCATGTGGAGCTGTCAAGGCCGTCTTCGAGGCCTTTTTCTGGTGATAAGGGGTGGTGACCGCCGCTGCACCACTAACAAACGAGGCGGCCAGTAGGTGCTTGATGTACTTGATTGTCTCATGCCCACCATCTAAATTAACAACTCAGTTTCATCAGAAACTTGATTCAcatgagacagagagagagagaatcagtAGGGTTTGGCTTACCATGGTGGtggtgctgctgctgctgcatctTGTTAGTGGAAGACAGGGAGAGCAGAACAAGTGCTTTACTAATTTGGGTGAAAAAGCCTATTCCGTTCAGCTTAAAAAGGATGGGAGTTGGGGGGTACTGATTAATTGTGAAACTCCATTTATTCGATTTGACGGGTCCATTGGCTTTTATAAAAAGAGAACACGAGATAGACGTACGTATTCCATGACCAAATAATTCCACCCGCTCTGGAATCAACTTTCTAATCAAACGGCTCGGAATCGTCCATACTCGATCAGGTTAATGAGGGGACAGGGATTTGATCTTATACGGGGACAGATTCTATTTGTAGAAAAATTCTTGCTTACGTAAGGCGTACTATATCAGAAtttttttgctttattttgAAACTACCATTGCTTTTTAAAACTAACCGATCACACATCAgaatttttttactttgtttcaaaACTACTCTTGCTTTTTAAAACTAAAATATCCTCCTGCTGGGTACTAATTGGACAGCCGCACCACGTGCGGTGCGGCTGTCCCACGCAAGACTATCATCCATGTTCAGACGTGTTTGGATCAATTTAAGTGGCGGTGCGGCTGCCCCACGTAAGACTATCATCTGTGTTCGGACGTGTTTGGATCAATTTAAATCCAACGATCATTGATCTAGTCGTGTAGTATAGTTACAGTATATTGTTAAGATCCATACCTGAACACAAAAATTCTTAACAGTGGTTTCAGACTGGCTGATAATGAGTTTGATTTCATGGCAGATGTATTATTAACCGATATGTTTTAATTTCAACGTGccttaagagtttttttttttctctttgtttaaGAATTGCTCATCTATTATTCGTTCTCTATGATGATAGTCTATCATTGAAAATTTGTAATGGATGAAAGCATATCAGAATTGAAAGTCGGACCACTATGCTTTGTTTAGAATGTAAGTGCACAACGCAAGTGACCACGAGGAAAATGACTGACCAGTAAAGATTGGCCGGAATCAGTGACATCGATAATGACATCAAAAGTAGATCCAGCTGACTGCTTTCGTTTTCGTTAGTTTCATGGTTcctttttctgatttatttggaAGGTTTTAATTTTAGTCCCTCTTTCTCtgtatttttgttttccttttcttaaTTTAAGAGGATATGAAcaatctcttcctcacctaaaaaaaaaaagtagatctGGACTGCTGGAGTTGCTACTGAGGAGAATAAGTTATAACCATGTGGAAAGATCGATCAGATAGATTGAAACACCAAATCTTTTATATTCAACGGTGAGCATGCTGAAAATGTTAACCaatgtaaatatatattaagTTACACATCGTAACATTTCAACAAAATATAGGTAAAGTAAAATGATTcagaaaaattcaaaagtacATCAATACTCCAAGTAAACTAATTTGACATTGAGATAAATTAACTTCATACATTAATAAACTAATTTAGCTTGATCTTGAACTAATTTATGTTTATACTAAATAAGTCTACCTCTTTATATAACTAATCTATCTGATGTTTCAATACATCAACATACTACAAATAAACCAAAAGCTAAATCCCGTGTAAAGTACCCTTCATTTGAATTTTCAATACACGAAGTTAGAGCACAGTTCGAGTTTCGATACATCGATAATGATGTACTAGCTAGCATGCCCTGGACAACAACAACTATTGCCCTATTCTTGAAAGAAGAGATCAACTAATGCATGAAAAcaatgagagagaaaaaaatcttGGGATTTGGAAGGgattcaattttttcttctttttaaaagaaaatagaaaatctcGTGCACGCCAAACAtaataaagaattaattaattttttttttcccaatgtCTCAAATTAGTGATCAAAACAAACATATagttcctttaaaaaaaaaaaaaaaacaaaaatatagtTAACGtagttaaaaaacaaaaatatgccTACAATTTCATTGAAAGTGTAGTTAACGTAGTTAAAAAACTATATATCTTGAACAACCTGTGAACATTAGCAGCCTTGAACATACGACAAGGTATGATTCCAAGTTTCCAATACTACATTAGGGGGAAGGAGGGAGAAAATTCTTAGTGAGACTAATGTGTCACGTGACACGGTGCGCTTAAAAATGAcaattctttatttaaaattttatatCTAAATTACCTTGATAAGTATCCAATAAAGATTGTTTTCCACGCACTCTTTTATTAACCTATCACACTACATATGTGGCAAGGTGGGGGGAAATGGGAGGGGGAATCTTTGGCGAAACTGATATGTCACTTGACACAATACGCTCACAAATAACAATTCTTCATTTAAAATTTTATATCTAAATTAGCTATGGAGGTAATCCAGTAAAAATTGTCTCTCACACACTCCTTTCTTAACCTATCGCACCACATATGTGGGTGACCATCAGGGGGCAATGCATTATTAGAACATCTACCCCACATCCCAGTAATACAAATTTGATGGATTAGTTATGATAATTTTACAATTAAAATAATTCGAACCTGAATTTGTGATAAGATTCAATGATTCATGTAGGGGATCCCACGCATGTCCATTTCTTCCACTTGTTATACTTATATACATAATTTTTAATATGATAATGCAAGTAACAAAAGAATGTCAGACCAGAAATATATAACTAACAAAGGCCTCCATATATGGTGATTCTCGATCAAAACTATAATATGCTCTAATTATCTCTTTATAACTCAAGCCAGGCCTTCTAATGATAATGTGAATCCTTTTCTTCAATGGTTGGCTATATACTTATACTGCACGGTGGTTGTTAGGTGTTCTCAGCTAGGGGTCTCTTCTCCATTTATGGCGGAGCCTTTTTCtactagtttttatttttgtctctGTTTATTGATTGTGTTCCATTTGCTCAGCTTCTTAAGCTGTATTatgtttaattattattattaattaatttaattttaagaaGAAAACGAAAAGAATAATGTAGAATTATATATGCTCGGGATACAGATGCTTCTTAACAAAGTATATCTCACGGTTTAGTGTTTAGAATTAATGTATTCATAAACTGTGGTCCGTTGATGATCTAGAATAACATATCATAAAAATCACGACTTCAAATTGATATCAAGGCATCATGAGATGGataggattaaaaaaaaaagaaaaattagaattGACATATATATAGCTAACTCTTTTTGTCATTATATTGATTATTTCAAAGGTTACGTAAATAACTAATTATACTCTCAAAGATTAAATCTTTAGGCAACCCCTTTCCTTGGATGGTGCGGTTGCCCCACCTCATAGGATTTTTGGAACGTTTGAGCCTTCGAGGCTTCTATCATACATAAATTTCTCCCCAATGAAAGTCCACCAAATTATCAGCGGATATAGTTAGAACCAATCAAAACTTGGATAGGGCTAGGCAATGAGGTCCCACTCCTTTTTATCATATATACTCACATACCCCTATAAATACATCTAATTGGGCCTACCCTTCCACCCAAGTTTTTCTCCCAAAACCCCCCCACACTATCTGACCTTGCAAAAGTAACCAAAATAGATTAAGATATTTCTcatttgtgttttgttttttagggtttatgtttgATATGAGGTTATTtacaatatttttattttttattttcattaaagcATTAAAGATAGGAGAAGTTAGTCCAATGATAAATAAGGGGGTCTATTAACTAGACTCGAAAGCAAACCCATCTTAGGGTTTGAGCATAACGGCAGCAGGCTTTCTTTGGTGGCCGGCTGATCTAACACCGGCGACATTCCTCGTCAGGGCGAGGTTTGCGTAGGGAGGAGCACTCGAGTCAAGGATAGATCGGGGAGGAGTCAAGGATTGCATTGATCGGTTTGGGTCGGCGAGTCCAGATTTCTCCTCTGAATTTTTCTGGGCTACTGCAGCTTGTTGTCGGCGACGAAATTCCGGGCTGCTTCCCGGTTCACTGCGGAGCGTTTTGTTTGGTGGTTGGGTCGTCTGTGTTTGGCGATTGGAGTTGGCGTCGGCGGGAAAGACTCTGATCGACTCTGGGTCGTGCAAGTTGGGACAGATCGGTTTTGGTATGATCTATCGAACGTGCTGCGTTGGTGGTCTGGTTAGCTTGGATACAGAGGGGAGGCGATCTAAGGCCTTCTGGAGTAACCGACCACCAGAACTTGCAACGGAGGTGCTGTTGCTCAGAGCAAGTTCCTGAGCTTGGAGTTGGGCCTGGGGCTCTGGGCCGGATTCTGAGTTTGGACTAGCTGGGCTTAGTTCATGGGCTCTCAAGGAGGGTGCTTTGCCACCCTCACTTGTTACTTAATAGATTGGGCAGGCCCGACCCAAGAGTTTTAGACCTACTTGGGCTTGTTTGGGGCTAGTTATGGTCTTCAAGTGGCAGTCTATTCGGATCATGACTTCTTCAAGAGTTGGTAATTATTTCGAATATGATTGGTGAATTTTAAGCGGCTTATGAATAAGGAGGTGCTCCTATTTGTTGGCTAGGAAGTGACTTTCTgttggtaccacaattgcgtgattggctaaTGGGAGGCTCGTGAATGATTTTGCCCTAAAAGACATggagtttctttgtttataagttCGCTAATTATAGCGAGCTTATcattgacttgtaatgagtttggtTCGCTTAGATTAGGGTtcccggattttcttgccggctATCTTTTTGTAAGTGCAGGTAGACTCTAGTCATTGGCAGTCTGCCGGATATTGATTCTAATTATATcaatttctattcaaaaaaaagaagaaaaaaagagaggttaTTTATAATACCTAATTGTTAGGTAGATACCTATATTATAGGTATCTAAATATGTATGCATATCTGATTTAGTGTAGGTTAATTCCTCTTCAATAGGTATTTgtgatttgtattttttttcttttagaatgCTAATGAACATGAGTTTCAACATAacggtttttttttcctcaatagATTCTACAAGTTCATGAATCCCCCACCTAGTAGTGAGAGAATATCTAACCACGTCGACAAAGCAAATATATACCTCACATCataaaggaagaaataataggcaatttagttgttttaaaaaagggaaaaatcaaggatctgttcaagtaaatccagaatatgtgtctggcccaaactcaagattacttgctctagttgaaataaggtttatattagagatattctcggagaatcttaggagatatccaatcaatgtacgattatgtttccatgtacaactctatctctatgcttgtaatcctctatataaagagacccctattatcaatgaaagtacgactcaattctctcccaatttcagttttccttaaacacgttatcagcacgaagccctaaccctgaaactctAAAATTGTAGCCTTTAGACATTAAAGCTCACCTTGAAGTTCTCAAtcccaggagcccagaaccgccGACGGCGTCACCAGAACCGACCGGAAAAGTactgaaccggccaccagaagaTAAAAACAATCCCTGCTCGGTTCGCATCCTCCCACGCCGCCTTCTACCTTCAAACTTGGTCACTATCTATGCCTTGATTCCAGGACCCAGGAATAGGAATCGTAATTTCCATAACCAGTCAGACAATCACCGGACCGGCCAGTCAAAGTTGCGGCAACATCATGTCGGACCGGCCAGCCTAGTTGCTACATTTGCCCAGTTCGCTGCCTTGCCCACTTCCAGCCTAGCCCAATCATCGGCCATTCCAGCCCCTTAGTGCACCCAGCTCGCTTGCAACCTCCGGCACCGACGCAGCAGCTCCGCCTCTaaccagaaaaccaaaaagagaagaagacgtCTTCAGTCAAGAGGAAGGGAAGAAAGATAAGGGGCAGCCCACCAAGTGACGGGGCCCAATGCCAGAAAAAGAGAAAGCCTGTGGTCCACtgccgaagaagaagagaagagaagaaagaataaaaaaaggcaatggggcccagaagaagaaaagatagaaaaaaaaaaaaggagtcaaGCCCACGTGCggcagaaggagaagaaaaagaaaagaaaagaaaagaggaggCCCTGGCCCAcgtggaggagaagaaaaaaaaagatcaaagaAATATCAaagtcaaagagaaaaaaaaaaaaggtaattttTATTAAACGTTTCTGCTTTCTTTACTTTtaaattcttcatttttttttctcggggacttgcaaactcccttcttctaccccccccctttctttatcataggggagaccaaattaagccgaactgtgggggttcgtgctcactccaagcttagagcttgttgagatctccaaacttagaactTGTTGAGACTCCAAACTAGAGCTTGTTGAGActcttagagtttgtagagaatttatgatcgactacttacgtcattgtttcgatctaatctaatatcttttggaatcaaatttcttggaagcaactacgctgggaaattcctaatttcttggaagcgattacgctcagaaattttatatgttttcgtcgtaccctatttcgctccgaaactaaccctaatttcttattctctttcaggatgagtaacctgaagaAATTggactccattgggaacaactggctctggatatcataggtgggtttgtgatgtccgccagcatcttaaggccgatggaatcctggatatgattctcgagtctagccaggatgtgctaactgttgagcaagctcaagctttagaagcaaatagagtagccttagaggtatcatcctaatgacttgtcatatggatgattcgctctagtacgagtgtatgaatgaagaagaccctagaaggttgtgggtctcactcgaagacaaggttctaaaaaacgctaggcgctagtcgagCGGAAGGCCGGGGACTAGCTcttaggggcctaggcggggactaggcggtttttttattttattttattttatttttataaaatataattatataaataaaaatataaaatgtattataatgtttgaaaatagtAAACTCCCATCCAATATCACCAGAAGGTAAGTTCTTTTAGCACTTAAGATAGTGTAGTTTTCCCCTAAACAACTAATGGCATTTGTACACATCTTACTTGACTGTTTTAGCATGTTCAGAGATTGTAAGTTCCCCATGCACATTACAGAACCATACTAATGCACACGTTTGAACTCCGAAAATTGGAACCAAAGAATAGTAATTATCTAatacaacaacaaaacaaaacccattAAAGCTAGAACATTGCAGCTAAGGTACAAACAACAGGTGAACAGAGCAGTATGGCATTCAAAAAATTCAAGCCCAGTAAACAAAATTTACCTTTCCACAAAACCCATTACTCCAAATCATAGCACCAACATTATAAAATCACTATTCACAATCAACATATACAAGAAATTGCTTAATGGGGTGGGAATTGACCAGACCAAACAGATGAGAAATGGCTTCAAATCCATTGCCAGACTTCAAATCCACAGAGAAAGGCATCGCACTAGGAAATGCATTGAGCAAAGCTTAGGGAGGAGGACTTGAGTGGTGGGTAAATGCCAAATCACAAGGAGTGGTTTCTTGAATATCTGAAAAGCCTTACAGTACATGCTGGCCCAAATAGCCTGTGCCTCCAACTATCAAAACTCTCTTCCTACTCATCCTATTTACTTTGCTTGTGGAAATTAAGACTGAAAATTGAATACCCAGAATCAGAAATTAAGAGGAAGCTATAAATCGATTGAAGAGTGAAGACCCAGAAGCATAAATTAAGAGAAACAGAAACCCAGACTCACCGCGCACCGTCAGTCCATCACGGCGTCACTGTCGAAGAAAGAAAAGGTGTCGTGAGGCCGTGCCAGAGAgagacatagagagagagagagagagaggcgagcTTTAGTTTTAGGTCAGATCGCGTTTTAGCCTCTTAGGacgagtttttttttaaaaaagggaCGGAACGCCCAGCGCCCAGTCATGgccgcctagcccgcctagaAACTGCCCAACCCGCCTAGTCAGCCGATTTTCAGCCTCACGCCTAGCTTGATCGACTAGGCCATAATCGGAACGGCTCACCtccgcctaggccgatttttagaaccctgCTCGAAGAAAGATTTACCAACGTCCCtaactccctgcttcctgacctagaagtgagatggcagagcctccgcttctatgatttcaagtcagttgtTGACTACAACttagaagcacttcgcattaaatccttaatagaattctgtggtaaagagatcacagatgcgatgttgattgagaagactctctctaccttccccgtttctgcattgatggttgctaagaactattgaattgatgttactac belongs to Rosa chinensis cultivar Old Blush chromosome 4, RchiOBHm-V2, whole genome shotgun sequence and includes:
- the LOC112197431 gene encoding calmodulin calcium-dependent NAD kinase, producing the protein MQQQQHHHHDGGHETIKYIKHLLAASFVSGAAAVTTPYHQKKASKTALTAPHEIFPSLNRTDSGRVGNIERFSDYVARQLGFSDANECPKMCKLAYDYLKNSEGCKDSIYEYFASEEEAESVYIEFTEELDRCILSYFAFHWSQTSHMISQVFDVESERRTKLKDYVLAATRKQRFEKISKDLKVIRVFSTLVEEMKVIGNTSKCTEVMKPLAHSERSPVLLLMGGGMGAGKSTVLKDILKEAFWTEAKKNAVVVEADAFKETDVLYRALSLKGHHHDMLQSAELVHQSSTDAASSLLVTALNEGRDVIMDGTLSWAPFVDQTIAMARNVHNCRYRMGVGYKVADDGTVTENYWEQVSEEEEDEHQKLEKAGKPQRKPYRIELVGVVCDAYLAVIRGIRRAIMIHRAVRVNSQIQSHQRFASSFTGYCQLVDNARLYCTNAMAGPPKLIGWKNGDNNLLVDPKEIKCLTDLSNLNSKADSIYELYTHNPDLILEPGSVWKEAVLSPARPSIQRKLRACIQRIEISSITADELS